Genomic DNA from Acidisoma sp. PAMC 29798:
TTTGGTGGCGCTCGCCTCCTACCATCCCACCGATGCATCCCTCGATACGGCGGGAACCGTCGTGCGCAACCTCGCCGGACCGGCCGGCGCCATGGTTGCTGATCTTGCCTGGCAGGGATTTGGCGTCATCGGCTTGCTGCCGGCCTTCGTCCTGCTCGTTTGGGGATGGCGCATGGCCGAGAGCCGGCGCCTCAGCCACCTCGCCCTTCGCCTCATGGCCTTGGCGATCGCGATGCCGCTGCTTGCCGGCGGCCTTGCCAATCTGCCCGTGCCGATGGCCGATAGTTCGGTCTGGCTCGCTGCCGGTTGGGGTGGCGCGACCGGCTATGCCGTCGGCAATACCCTGATCGGTGCCGCCCACTCCGCCCTCGGCCCTTTGGGGATCGCGCTCGGCTGGGTGCTCGAAATGATCCTGGGTCTTGGCCTCGCCGCCTTTGGTTTCGGCCTGACGGCCATGGAATGGCGTGCCGCTGGCCGCCAAGCCCGCACCGGCGCCGTGAGTGCCGCCGCCCTGTCGATGCGGTCCAGCCAGACGATGGCCGGCGGCATGGGCGGTCTCGGCCGCAGCATGGGCGCGATCTTCAGACTGCTGCCCGACTGGGGACAGACGCGCCACAGCGACGAACGCGCGCCGCATCCGGCAACGCGCCTGCCGCCGATGGACCCGGAGGATGACGACCGCCGCACCGCCACGAGCGGCCCCTTTGCGCGTCGTGACGGCGCCGCGCCGAGTGCCGCGCCGCGCGCTGCCCCGCTTGGACGTGAGACGCCACGCGACATGGGCCGTGACCGCGAGCCTGTCGCCGAGGCGCCCGGTGACAGCCGCATCCGCGCCCAGAAGCAGCGCCGCCAGGTGGTGGCCGAGGTGCCGGCACCGATTTCCAATGCCGGTTGGCGTCTGCCGCCGCTGTCCCTGCTGAAGGAGCCGCCGGCCCGCCATGAAGTCGGCATCAGCGCCGAGGCGATGCAGGCCAATGCTCGGCTGCTCGAAACCGTGCTGTCCGATTACGGCGTTCAGGGTAGCATCGTGGAAATCCGCCCCGGACCGGTGGTGACGCTCTATGAGCTGGAGCCGGCGCCCGGCATTCGCTCGGCCCGCGTCATCGGCCTGGCGGATGACGTCGCCCGCAGCCTGTCCGTCACGGCCGTCCGCATCGCGACCGTCCCCGGTCGCAACGTGATCGGCATCGAGGTGCCGAACGACAAGCGCGAGACGGTGTTCCTGCGCGAACTGATGCAGGTCGATGAATGGTCGAGCCATACCGGCCGCCTGCCATTGGCTTTGGGCAAGGACATCAGCGGGTCACCGGTGATCGTCGATCTGGCGCGGATGCCGCATCTGCTCGTTGCCGGCACCACCGGCTCGGGCAAGTCCGTCGGCATCAATGCGATGATCCTGTCGCTGCTGTTCCGCATGTCCCCGGAAGACTGCCGCCTGATCCTGATCGACCCGAAGATGCTGGAACTCTCCGTCTATGACGGTATTCCGCATCTGATGGCGCCGGTGGTGACGGAGCCTGCGAAGGCGGTTCAGGCGTTGAAATGGACGGTGCGGGAGATGGAACGCCGCTACCGTGCCATGAGCCAGCTCAGCGTCCGCAATATCGGCGGCTACAATGAGCGGGTGATTGAGGCGCGGTCGCGCGGCGAAGTGGTCACCCGCAAGGTCCAGACCGGCTTCGACGCCGAGACCGGACGCCCGATCTTCGAAGAGCAGCCTTTGGCGCTGGAGCCGCTGCCCTTCCTGGTGGTCATCATCGACGAGATGGCGGATCTGATGATGGTCGCCGGCAAGGAGATCGAGATTACGGTGCAACGGCTGGCGCAGATGGCGCGCGCCGCTGGCATTCACGTCATCATGGCGACGCAGCGGCCGTCCGTGGATGTCATCACCGGCACCATCAAGGCGAATTTCCCGACCCGCATCAGCTTCCAGGTGATCAGCAAGTTCGACAGCCGCACCATTTTGGGCGAGCAGGGCTCCGAGCAGCTCCTGGGCCAGGGCGACATGCTCTACATGGCCGGCGGCGGGCGCATCACCCGCGTTCATGGCCCCTTCGTCACGGATCGGGAGGTCGAGGATGCGGTCGCCTTCCTGCGTGAGCAGGGCGAGCCGAACTACCTCGACGAAGTGACCGAGGCGACGGAGGAAGACAATGGCGGCGGCAATTCCACCGCGACCATGCCTGGCGCGAGCGAGGGCGAGAAGGGCTTGTTCGACCAGGCGGTCGCTTTGGTCGCGCGGGAGGGCAAGGCCAGCACCAGCTTCATCCAGCGCCATCTCCAGATCGGGTACAACCGTGCCGCGCGGCTGATCGAGCAGATGGAGAAGGAGGGGATCGTGGGTCCCGCCAACCATGTCGGCAAGCGCGAGGTTCTGGTCCGCCGGACGAATAACGACGACGATTGAGCGGGGCTTCTTATCCCCGACATCCCCCGACTTGATCGGGGGATCCATGGGCGCCTTGCCCGCTGCCGTAACGCACAACGGATCCAACCGCTCTGGCGCCCATGGATCCGCGCATCACGTGCGCGGATGACGAAATCCCTATGGCCCCCGGGCGGCCGCTGCGTCCGTCAGAATGCGTTCCAGGTCGATCGGCCGAAACGGCTTCTTCAGGCTCGGCTTGCCGCGCCACGTCTGGTTCAGGGCCGAATCGTCATAGCCGGTGCTGAAGACGAAGGGCAGGCCGAGCCGGTCGAACTCACGCGCCACGGGGTCGCTGCGCTGACCGCCGATATTGACGTCCAGAATGCCGAAATCGACATCGGCCGCGTTGGTGGCCAGAAAGGCCAGGGCGGCGTCATTCTGGGAAAAGGTGCCGGCGACCGAACAGCCGAATTCTGCCAGCACATCCTCCAGCAACATCGCCAGCAAAGCCTCATCCTCAAGAATGAGGACGCGAAGGCCATTCAATCGTACAGGCTGGTCCATCACAGCGTTTCCACCAGACTATCGAGGCTCTGGCAAGAGTTGCGATGACGACACATCCTCAGACGGCACTTCGCGCGCCAGCTCGCTCAGCCAAGCGCGGGCATTGCCGTCTGAGGGCGCGCGCCAATCCCCACGCGGCGACAGGCTGCCGCCGGCGCTGACCTTGGGGCCATTGGGCATGGCCGAACGCTTGAACTGGCTGAAGCCGAAGAAGCGGCGAATGAAGACCTCCAGCCAATGGCGGATCTCGGCCAGGTCGTATTCCGGGCGCCGATCCTCCGGGAAGCCCGGCGGCCAGGCGCCGACCGACGCATCTTCCCAGGCCATCAGCGCGAGATAGGCGATCTTGGACGGACGGAAGCCGAACCGCAGGACATGGAACAGGGTGAAGTCCTGCAAGGCATAGGGACCGATCTTGGCCTCGGTGCTCTGCGGCTTCTCGCCCGCCGCGACCGGCACCAGCTCCGGCGAAATTTCGGTCGCGAGGATAGCGTCGAGCGTCGCACCGACCTCCGCGTCGAACTGGCCAGAACTGATCACCCAGCGAATGAGATGCTGGATGAGGGTCTTAGGAATGCCGCCATTGACGTTGTAATGCGACATCTGGTCGCCGACGCCATAGGTACACCAGCCGAGCGCCAGCTCCGAC
This window encodes:
- a CDS encoding response regulator, with protein sequence MDQPVRLNGLRVLILEDEALLAMLLEDVLAEFGCSVAGTFSQNDAALAFLATNAADVDFGILDVNIGGQRSDPVAREFDRLGLPFVFSTGYDDSALNQTWRGKPSLKKPFRPIDLERILTDAAAARGP
- a CDS encoding DNA translocase FtsK; this encodes MAALADARRLISPTLLAMLRRRLAGLGGLLLGLLGIGLLVALASYHPTDASLDTAGTVVRNLAGPAGAMVADLAWQGFGVIGLLPAFVLLVWGWRMAESRRLSHLALRLMALAIAMPLLAGGLANLPVPMADSSVWLAAGWGGATGYAVGNTLIGAAHSALGPLGIALGWVLEMILGLGLAAFGFGLTAMEWRAAGRQARTGAVSAAALSMRSSQTMAGGMGGLGRSMGAIFRLLPDWGQTRHSDERAPHPATRLPPMDPEDDDRRTATSGPFARRDGAAPSAAPRAAPLGRETPRDMGRDREPVAEAPGDSRIRAQKQRRQVVAEVPAPISNAGWRLPPLSLLKEPPARHEVGISAEAMQANARLLETVLSDYGVQGSIVEIRPGPVVTLYELEPAPGIRSARVIGLADDVARSLSVTAVRIATVPGRNVIGIEVPNDKRETVFLRELMQVDEWSSHTGRLPLALGKDISGSPVIVDLARMPHLLVAGTTGSGKSVGINAMILSLLFRMSPEDCRLILIDPKMLELSVYDGIPHLMAPVVTEPAKAVQALKWTVREMERRYRAMSQLSVRNIGGYNERVIEARSRGEVVTRKVQTGFDAETGRPIFEEQPLALEPLPFLVVIIDEMADLMMVAGKEIEITVQRLAQMARAAGIHVIMATQRPSVDVITGTIKANFPTRISFQVISKFDSRTILGEQGSEQLLGQGDMLYMAGGGRITRVHGPFVTDREVEDAVAFLREQGEPNYLDEVTEATEEDNGGGNSTATMPGASEGEKGLFDQAVALVAREGKASTSFIQRHLQIGYNRAARLIEQMEKEGIVGPANHVGKREVLVRRTNNDDD